A single Amia ocellicauda isolate fAmiCal2 chromosome 9, fAmiCal2.hap1, whole genome shotgun sequence DNA region contains:
- the psme3ip1 gene encoding PSME3-interacting protein: protein MAGAGGQDVFIARKFVSETELDEQRKKRQEEWEKVRKPEDPEECPEEAYDPRSLFERLQEQKDKKQQEYEEQFKFKNMVKGLDEEESHFLDEVSRQQQLVERQRREEDLKELKEYRSALTKLTANTDNRKEPEKKPTVKPAESKSAFSQARLLAGAVKRRSSDSSDSSKKQRLDGEELSTQPDSVHCGGGAREVGGRAVVHRPSASVCVGILPGLGAYSGSSDSESSSDSEV from the exons ATGGCTGGAGCCGGGGGACAGGACGTCTTCATCGCCCGCAAGTTTGTCTCGGAAACGGAGTTGGACGAGCAGCGCAAGAAGAGGCAAGAGGAATGGGAGAAGGTGCGGAAACCGGAGGACCCAGAAG AGTGTCCAGAGGAGGCGTACGACCCGCGCTCCCTGTTTGAGCGCCTGCAGGAGCAGAAGGACAAGAAGCAGCAGGAGTACGAAGAGCAGTTCAAATTCA AGAACATGGTGAAGGGGCTGGATGAGGAGGAGTCCCACTTCCTGGATGAGGTCTCCAGGCAGCAGCAGCTGGTGGAGAGGCAGCGCAGAGAGGAGGACCTGAAGGAGCTGAAGGAGTACAGA AGCGCTCTGACAAAACTGACAGCAAACACCGATAACAGGAAGGAGCCAGAGAAGAAGCCCACAGTGAAGCCAGCAGAGAGCAAGAGCGCCTTCTCACAGGCCAGGCTGCTGGCGGGAGCGGTGAAGCGCCGCAG CTCCGATTCATCCGACAGCTCGAAGAAGCAGCGGCTGGATGGGGAGGAGCTCAGCACCCAGCCAG ACAGCGTGCACTGTGGCGGGGGGGCCAGAGAGGTGGGCGGCAGGGCTGTGGTCCACCGGCCGTCGGCATCGGTGTGCGTGGGCATCCTACCCGGCCTGGGTGCCTACTCCGGCAGCAGCGACTCCGAGTCCAGCAGTGACAGCGAAG TTTAA